The Cellulophaga sp. L1A9 genome window below encodes:
- a CDS encoding 2TM domain-containing protein — protein sequence MFSKAKKETDINLEQHELLEHAQVRIKQKKRLYAHFIIFLVGSVFLVLINKILKYGEAYDWFIWAILFWAFLFVMHLINVFVTQKFMGLDWERSQREKLVKKQKLRIAELQKEIETEFPISQINKKKED from the coding sequence ATGTTTTCAAAAGCAAAAAAAGAAACGGATATAAATTTAGAGCAGCATGAGCTATTAGAACATGCTCAAGTACGTATCAAGCAAAAGAAACGTCTTTACGCACATTTTATCATTTTTTTAGTTGGGAGTGTCTTTTTGGTGCTCATTAATAAAATACTTAAATACGGCGAAGCGTATGACTGGTTTATTTGGGCAATACTGTTCTGGGCATTTTTATTTGTAATGCATCTTATAAATGTATTTGTTACCCAAAAATTTATGGGTTTAGATTGGGAACGTAGTCAAAGAGAGAAGTTAGTTAAAAAACAAAAATTGCGAATTGCAGAACTTCAAAAAGAAATAGAGACTGAATTTCCTATTTCTCAAATAAATAAAAAAAAAGAAGATTGA
- a CDS encoding isoamylase early set domain-containing protein, translated as MAITKQYLKSKPVCKVTFTVPAEEASKVYVVGDFNNWNPKKGTLRKLKNGTFKGTMDLPKEASYEFRYLIDDTYVNEAEADRYQWNEFAGAENAVLEL; from the coding sequence ATGGCCATCACAAAACAGTATTTAAAAAGTAAGCCGGTATGTAAAGTAACTTTTACAGTACCAGCAGAAGAAGCTTCTAAAGTTTATGTAGTAGGAGATTTCAATAATTGGAATCCTAAAAAAGGAACTTTAAGGAAATTAAAGAATGGTACTTTTAAAGGTACTATGGACTTACCTAAAGAGGCGTCATACGAATTTAGATATCTTATTGATGATACCTATGTTAATGAAGCGGAGGCAGATCGTTATCAATGGAATGAATTTGCAGGAGCAGAGAATGCTGTGCTAGAATTATAA
- a CDS encoding OmpH family outer membrane protein — translation MKTKVLLVISAILLSVNGFSQTRGVRIAYIDMEYILENVEEYREANEQLDNKVQKWKLEIEQEKSAVDQMKKDLMAEKVLLTAELIEEREEEINILEKEMFDYQQDRFGPGGDLFLSKQRLIQPIQDQVFTEVQKIGQSKNYDMIFDKSADVVMLYAEKRLDISDLVLKAISRTRKVSAAREKINKRDLEPVEREMTDALKERKEQAEDAQETREKLADDKRAEQLKLREDRKKAYEARRKKLLEDREAKKKAAQEEEEKENN, via the coding sequence ATGAAAACAAAAGTTCTTTTAGTTATTAGTGCAATTCTTCTGTCTGTAAATGGCTTCTCACAAACTCGTGGTGTGAGAATAGCGTATATAGATATGGAGTACATTTTAGAAAACGTTGAAGAGTATAGAGAAGCAAACGAGCAGCTCGATAATAAAGTTCAGAAATGGAAGCTTGAAATTGAACAAGAGAAAAGTGCTGTAGATCAAATGAAAAAGGATCTGATGGCTGAAAAAGTTTTATTGACCGCTGAGCTTATCGAAGAGCGCGAAGAAGAAATTAATATCCTTGAAAAGGAAATGTTCGATTATCAGCAAGATAGATTTGGACCAGGGGGCGATTTATTTTTATCAAAACAAAGATTAATACAGCCAATACAAGATCAGGTTTTTACTGAAGTACAGAAAATTGGTCAGAGCAAGAATTACGATATGATTTTTGATAAATCTGCTGATGTAGTGATGTTGTATGCTGAGAAGAGATTAGATATTAGTGATTTGGTTTTAAAAGCTATTTCAAGAACACGTAAAGTTAGTGCAGCAAGAGAGAAAATTAATAAGCGTGATTTAGAGCCAGTGGAAAGAGAAATGACTGATGCTTTAAAAGAAAGAAAAGAACAAGCGGAAGATGCTCAGGAAACTAGAGAGAAATTAGCAGATGATAAGCGTGCAGAGCAGTTAAAGTTACGTGAGGATCGCAAAAAAGCGTATGAGGCTAGGCGTAAGAAATTACTAGAAGATCGTGAGGCTAAGAAAAAAGCAGCTCAAGAAGAAGAGGAAAAAGAAAATAATTAA
- a CDS encoding OmpH family outer membrane protein → MKHLKGIVVAVVLFVAATSFVNAQNKMAHINVTELMSAMPEMKAAEAELKKLEQTYGADIQSSMTSLQGKFKQYESEAPSKSDEENQKRTLELQEAQKNIQSAQQKASQELQTKQVALLGPISDKAKAAIEKVAAAQGVNYVLDSSQGSGVIVAKGTDLLPLVKKELGF, encoded by the coding sequence ATGAAACATTTAAAAGGAATAGTAGTAGCAGTAGTCTTATTTGTAGCAGCTACAAGTTTTGTTAACGCACAAAATAAAATGGCTCATATTAACGTAACAGAACTAATGTCTGCAATGCCAGAGATGAAAGCTGCCGAAGCTGAGCTTAAGAAATTAGAGCAAACGTATGGTGCAGATATTCAAAGTTCAATGACTTCTCTTCAAGGGAAATTTAAGCAGTACGAAAGTGAAGCGCCAAGTAAGTCAGATGAAGAAAATCAAAAAAGAACTTTAGAGTTACAAGAAGCTCAAAAAAATATTCAAAGCGCTCAGCAAAAAGCAAGTCAGGAATTACAAACTAAGCAAGTTGCTTTGTTAGGTCCTATTTCAGATAAAGCTAAAGCGGCTATCGAAAAAGTAGCAGCAGCTCAAGGTGTAAACTATGTATTAGATTCTTCTCAAGGGAGCGGTGTTATCGTTGCTAAAGGAACAGATTTATTACCATTAGTAAAAAAGGAATTAGGTTTCTAA
- a CDS encoding aminotransferase class V-fold PLP-dependent enzyme, with amino-acid sequence MQKIIKEFPILDQSIYANTAAYGIMYDGLLDWRQEHDLDYLIVGSDFKLKAAKLLKGVRETVGSFFNCSTDNVALVQNFSLGINMLLEGLDAKHKVLLLDDDYPSLKWPFVSRGFDVNYVSIQQDNLEDEILKEIKTKKITVLALSIVQWLNGIKIDLDFLKKLKVEFPELIIIADGTQYCGTEDFDFENSAIDVLGASGYKWLLAGSGNGFMLFKEDVKNHFNLKSAGFNSADGMVDGFESIKFIKHFEPGHLDTLSFGSLKCSLDFLKDVGMDSIGDTNKALGELAFREFSKLNLLEDVVLKRKKHSTIFNIRGDQKMFDALRNNDIICSQRGDGIRLSFHFFNTTKNVAKVINVIKKMS; translated from the coding sequence ATGCAAAAGATAATTAAAGAGTTTCCAATTTTAGATCAATCCATTTATGCGAATACAGCCGCATACGGTATCATGTATGATGGCTTATTAGATTGGCGTCAAGAACACGATTTAGATTATTTGATTGTGGGTAGCGACTTTAAACTTAAGGCAGCTAAATTATTAAAGGGCGTAAGAGAAACTGTAGGTTCTTTTTTTAACTGTTCTACGGATAATGTGGCTTTAGTCCAGAATTTTTCACTGGGGATTAATATGTTATTAGAGGGCTTAGATGCAAAGCATAAGGTACTATTGTTAGATGATGACTATCCATCGCTTAAATGGCCATTTGTGAGCCGTGGGTTTGATGTTAATTATGTGTCTATACAACAAGATAATCTAGAGGACGAAATACTTAAAGAAATTAAAACAAAAAAAATCACGGTTTTAGCACTTAGTATTGTGCAGTGGTTAAATGGAATTAAAATTGATTTAGATTTTTTAAAAAAATTAAAGGTGGAGTTTCCTGAATTAATAATTATTGCAGATGGTACGCAATACTGTGGTACGGAAGATTTTGATTTTGAAAATTCTGCCATAGATGTTTTGGGAGCCAGTGGCTATAAATGGTTATTGGCAGGAAGTGGTAATGGATTTATGCTTTTTAAGGAGGATGTTAAAAATCATTTTAATTTAAAGAGTGCTGGCTTTAATTCTGCGGACGGTATGGTTGATGGATTTGAGAGCATAAAATTTATTAAACATTTTGAACCAGGACATTTAGATACATTGAGTTTTGGAAGTTTAAAATGTTCTCTTGATTTCCTAAAAGATGTAGGAATGGATTCTATTGGCGATACTAATAAAGCGTTGGGTGAATTGGCATTTAGAGAGTTTTCTAAATTAAATTTATTAGAAGATGTTGTTTTAAAAAGAAAAAAGCATAGTACTATTTTTAATATTAGGGGAGATCAGAAAATGTTCGATGCTTTACGCAATAATGACATTATATGTTCGCAACGAGGAGATGGCATAAGACTTAGTTTTCATTTCTTTAATACCACCAAAAATGTTGCTAAAGTTATAAATGTCATAAAAAAAATGAGCTAA
- a CDS encoding dihydrofolate reductase, with amino-acid sequence MKTVTLIAAAAENNALGKDNDLLWHLPDDFKRFKLLTTGHPILMGRKTFESFPKPLPNRTHIIITRDKNYTTDFENCIVVHSLEDALSAGTLLHDDVFIIGGGEIYALGLEKATHIELTRVHANFEADAFFPDFDKNRWKLIKETYHPKDEKHDYDFTYMTYQLKI; translated from the coding sequence TTGAAAACAGTTACTCTAATAGCAGCTGCAGCTGAAAACAATGCCTTAGGAAAGGATAATGACTTGCTTTGGCACCTTCCTGATGATTTTAAGCGATTTAAATTGCTTACGACTGGCCATCCGATACTCATGGGGCGAAAAACCTTCGAAAGCTTTCCTAAACCATTACCAAACAGAACACACATCATCATCACCAGAGACAAAAACTATACGACCGACTTTGAAAATTGCATCGTGGTACATTCCCTAGAAGACGCATTGAGTGCTGGCACATTACTTCATGATGATGTATTTATTATTGGCGGTGGTGAAATATATGCTTTAGGTTTAGAAAAAGCAACTCACATAGAACTTACAAGAGTGCACGCAAATTTTGAAGCCGATGCTTTTTTTCCTGATTTTGATAAAAATAGATGGAAATTAATCAAAGAAACTTACCATCCGAAAGATGAAAAGCACGATTATGATTTTACTTATATGACGTATCAATTAAAAATTTAA
- the murI gene encoding glutamate racemase, translating into MSLQPIGIFDSGVGGTSIWKEIHKLLPHEETIYLADSKNAPYGEKSAEEILRLSIKNTEFLLNRGCKIIVVACNTATTNAIAYLRETYDVPFIGIEPAIKPAALNSKSKTIGVLATKGTLTSALFNTTSKNYSEGITLLDQDGEGLVPLIEAGKVDSIEVKALLMKYLTPMIEKGIDYLVLGCTHYPYLIPVIQDIVSDKVTIIDSGEAVAKQTKSILEKFNLSANNQRPKHKFYSNKSSEELKHFLMDYEVSVDFLNF; encoded by the coding sequence ATGAGTTTACAGCCTATAGGTATTTTTGATTCTGGTGTGGGTGGCACTTCTATTTGGAAAGAAATACACAAATTATTACCTCATGAGGAAACTATTTACTTAGCGGACAGTAAAAATGCGCCTTACGGAGAAAAATCTGCGGAAGAAATTTTAAGACTAAGCATTAAGAATACAGAGTTTCTTTTAAATCGAGGCTGTAAGATAATAGTTGTCGCGTGTAATACCGCCACAACCAATGCGATAGCCTACCTTAGAGAGACTTATGATGTTCCTTTTATAGGTATAGAACCTGCGATTAAACCTGCGGCATTGAACTCTAAATCAAAAACGATAGGAGTGCTCGCAACAAAGGGGACTTTGACCAGTGCACTTTTTAATACGACCTCCAAAAATTATTCTGAAGGGATAACGCTTCTCGATCAAGATGGGGAGGGCTTAGTGCCTTTAATTGAGGCAGGTAAAGTTGATAGTATAGAAGTTAAGGCGCTTTTGATGAAATACCTGACTCCTATGATAGAAAAAGGGATAGATTATTTGGTTTTAGGATGTACACATTATCCTTATTTAATTCCCGTAATTCAAGATATAGTGTCAGATAAAGTTACGATAATTGATTCAGGAGAGGCCGTAGCAAAGCAAACTAAAAGTATCCTAGAAAAATTTAATTTATCTGCAAATAATCAGCGACCAAAACACAAGTTTTATAGCAATAAAAGTTCGGAAGAGTTAAAACACTTTTTAATGGATTATGAGGTGTCTGTAGATTTTTTAAATTTTTAA
- a CDS encoding outer membrane protein assembly factor — MEKLANNLSRGVKKITSPQLALTFILLLSTLISTAQDDSSYEEGKKYILGGLEVTGLQSYNEQTVKTYTGLRDGQPITVPGEEISAIINKLWNLELFSDISFYITKIEGESIFLELSILERPTLSNVTVYGVKKGKVDDILKDTDLKKGKKITENLISNTKNYLQNKYKKKGFLNTKVTIATAVDTSEANAQSMVINIKKGTKVKISNINFEGNEKLSDKRLKKALKKTKEKSLKNILTLKRSKYIPEEYDADLVKLVETYAEKGYRDARIISDSISKNGEDLIDITIKVEEGDKYYFGEINFVGNTVYTDRQLSTVLGIRKGDTYNGVLLKERIADNTKPDPNDITSLYQNNGYMFSSINPVEMSAANDTINFEIRIIEGKETFLNHVTIDGNDKTNDHVVYRELRTRPGQKYNKADIIRSIRELGALGYFDAENVKPDVLNPDPNSGTVDLNYSLVESGSSQIELQGGYGGGGFIGTLGLSFSNFSIKNLFNGESYKPVPMGDGQTFALRLQASQTYRVYSLNFSEPWLGGRKPVGFNMSLSRTQQFAAAYNSSGSYDVDKDQQFSITGITLGIAKRVQWPDDFFTISHSVGYQLYNFQDYNLGLFNFGNGKVNSLAYTLGISRRSAGTNPIFPTSGSNFEIKAKFTPPWSLLNGTDYDQLNEDEIAAYENSDADEIERIERERFKWLEFYKVNFKGDWYTTLIGNVSNKSLVLRTNAEFGFLGNYNSSVGDVPFERFYVGGDGMGNFTLDGRENIALRGYENQSITPYVTNELTGSTEQGGGVIYNKFSMELRYPLTLKPSASIYGLVFAEGGNAFSSFKEFNPFEIKRSVGAGLRIFMPAFGLLGIDFGYGFDSDLNPGSVGPSGWQTHFIIGQQF; from the coding sequence TTGGAAAAACTAGCGAACAACTTATCTAGAGGTGTAAAAAAAATCACCTCTCCCCAATTAGCACTTACTTTTATTTTATTACTATCCACACTAATTTCTACCGCCCAAGATGATTCATCTTACGAGGAAGGTAAAAAGTACATTTTAGGTGGTTTAGAAGTAACGGGGCTTCAAAGTTACAATGAGCAAACGGTAAAAACCTATACCGGTTTAAGAGACGGGCAACCAATTACGGTTCCTGGTGAAGAAATTAGTGCCATAATTAATAAGTTGTGGAACTTAGAGCTTTTTAGTGATATAAGCTTTTATATTACAAAAATAGAAGGGGAGAGTATTTTTTTAGAATTAAGTATTCTAGAGCGACCAACACTTTCTAATGTAACAGTATATGGTGTAAAAAAAGGTAAGGTAGATGATATTTTAAAAGACACCGACCTTAAGAAAGGTAAGAAAATTACTGAAAACCTGATCTCTAATACAAAAAATTACCTTCAGAATAAATACAAAAAGAAAGGGTTTTTAAATACCAAGGTTACTATTGCTACAGCGGTTGATACTTCTGAAGCCAATGCACAAAGCATGGTAATTAATATTAAGAAAGGAACCAAAGTAAAAATCAGCAATATTAATTTCGAAGGAAACGAGAAGTTATCTGATAAGAGACTTAAGAAAGCTCTAAAAAAGACTAAAGAAAAATCACTTAAAAATATTTTAACACTTAAAAGGTCTAAATATATTCCTGAGGAGTATGATGCTGATTTGGTGAAATTAGTAGAAACCTACGCGGAAAAAGGGTATAGAGATGCACGTATTATTTCAGATTCTATTTCTAAAAACGGGGAGGATCTTATTGATATTACCATTAAGGTAGAAGAAGGTGATAAATATTATTTCGGAGAAATTAATTTCGTTGGTAATACCGTGTATACTGATAGACAATTAAGTACTGTTTTAGGAATTAGAAAAGGCGATACTTATAATGGGGTATTGCTTAAGGAGAGAATTGCAGATAATACAAAGCCAGATCCAAATGATATAACGAGCTTATATCAAAACAATGGTTATATGTTTTCTAGTATTAATCCTGTAGAAATGTCTGCAGCAAATGATACTATTAATTTTGAAATCAGAATTATAGAAGGTAAGGAAACATTCCTTAACCATGTTACTATAGATGGTAACGATAAAACAAATGATCATGTAGTGTATCGTGAATTACGTACAAGACCAGGTCAGAAATACAATAAAGCAGATATTATTAGAAGTATCCGTGAGCTTGGTGCTTTAGGATATTTTGATGCTGAGAATGTAAAGCCAGATGTTTTAAATCCGGATCCTAATTCAGGAACTGTAGATTTAAATTATAGTTTGGTAGAGTCTGGTTCAAGTCAGATAGAACTACAAGGTGGTTATGGTGGTGGTGGTTTCATCGGTACTTTAGGATTGTCTTTTAGTAACTTCTCTATTAAAAATTTATTTAATGGCGAATCTTATAAGCCAGTTCCTATGGGAGATGGTCAAACCTTTGCTTTGCGTTTACAAGCAAGTCAGACGTATAGAGTGTATAGCTTAAACTTTTCGGAGCCTTGGTTGGGAGGAAGAAAACCAGTAGGTTTTAATATGTCTTTATCAAGAACACAACAGTTTGCGGCTGCTTATAATAGTAGTGGTAGTTATGATGTGGATAAAGATCAACAATTCTCCATTACAGGTATTACTTTAGGGATTGCAAAACGTGTGCAATGGCCAGATGATTTCTTTACGATATCTCATTCTGTAGGATATCAATTATATAATTTTCAAGATTATAATTTAGGCCTATTTAATTTTGGAAATGGGAAAGTAAATTCTCTGGCGTATACCTTGGGGATCTCTAGAAGATCGGCAGGTACAAATCCAATTTTTCCAACATCAGGATCTAACTTTGAGATTAAAGCAAAATTTACGCCGCCATGGTCTTTGCTTAATGGAACAGATTATGATCAATTAAATGAAGATGAAATTGCAGCTTATGAAAATTCTGATGCTGATGAAATTGAAAGAATAGAACGTGAACGTTTTAAGTGGCTAGAGTTTTATAAAGTTAACTTTAAAGGAGATTGGTATACTACCTTAATTGGTAATGTGAGTAATAAATCTTTAGTGTTGCGTACCAATGCTGAGTTTGGTTTCTTGGGTAATTATAACAGTAGTGTTGGTGATGTGCCTTTTGAACGTTTCTATGTTGGTGGAGATGGTATGGGGAACTTTACCTTAGATGGTCGTGAAAATATTGCGCTGAGAGGGTATGAGAATCAATCGATAACTCCTTATGTTACGAATGAACTTACCGGAAGTACTGAGCAAGGTGGGGGTGTGATTTACAATAAATTTTCTATGGAATTACGTTATCCTTTAACACTTAAGCCATCTGCTTCAATCTATGGTCTTGTATTTGCTGAAGGGGGAAATGCTTTCTCTAGCTTTAAAGAATTTAATCCTTTTGAGATAAAAAGATCTGTAGGTGCTGGGTTGCGTATATTTATGCCTGCCTTTGGTTTATTAGGTATTGACTTTGGATATGGCTTTGATAGCGATTTAAATCCAGGTTCAGTAGGACCAAGCGGTTGGCAGACACATTTTATTATTGGTCAGCAGTTTTAA